In a single window of the Natronorubrum halophilum genome:
- a CDS encoding M14 family metallopeptidase, translated as MRVAQLGSGTPELAVVAGIHGDEPCGVRAVERLLDERPTVERPVKLIVANEEALERQVRFVDEDLNRAFPGAPDVATHEGQLAARLVDELEDCLTFSMHSTQSHAEPFAIVNNVTETAKTVVPQLPVAAMVETSNFAEGRLFSEVETIEVECGMQGSETAAQNADRLTRTFLTAVDALPGDTVGRDLPVYRLTDVIGKEQASTYEVFVENFAVVEAGDPFAAADGETQVAEEPFYPVLMSPNGYRDVFGYAAEKLDVLTTTPTAD; from the coding sequence ATGAGAGTTGCACAGCTTGGATCGGGAACGCCGGAACTCGCAGTCGTGGCGGGGATCCACGGGGACGAACCCTGTGGCGTCCGGGCCGTCGAGCGGTTGCTCGACGAACGCCCGACCGTCGAGCGGCCCGTCAAGCTCATCGTCGCCAACGAGGAGGCCCTCGAGCGACAGGTGCGGTTCGTCGATGAAGATCTCAACCGTGCGTTCCCGGGCGCTCCGGACGTAGCGACCCACGAAGGTCAGCTCGCAGCCCGGCTCGTCGACGAGCTCGAGGACTGTCTCACCTTCTCGATGCATTCGACCCAGAGTCACGCCGAGCCCTTCGCGATCGTTAACAACGTCACCGAGACGGCGAAGACGGTGGTGCCACAGCTTCCGGTCGCGGCGATGGTCGAGACGAGTAACTTCGCGGAGGGACGGCTCTTCTCCGAAGTCGAGACGATCGAAGTCGAGTGCGGAATGCAGGGATCGGAGACGGCCGCCCAGAACGCCGACCGGTTGACTCGAACGTTCCTGACGGCCGTGGATGCGTTGCCCGGCGATACGGTTGGTCGGGATCTGCCCGTCTACCGACTCACCGACGTCATCGGCAAAGAGCAGGCGAGCACCTACGAGGTCTTCGTCGAAAACTTCGCCGTGGTCGAAGCCGGCGACCCCTTCGCGGCCGCCGACGGTGAGACGCAAGTCGCCGAGGAGCCATTCTATCCGGTGTTGATGTCTCCGAACGGCTACCGTGACGTCTTCGGGTACGCCGCCGAAAAACTCGACGTCCTGACGACGACGCCAACTGCAGACTGA
- a CDS encoding DUF7344 domain-containing protein, whose translation MVLEQTDAFRVLASADRQLVLHELLALGRDESMSVTTLSERVASRRNGISPEKISVGKTDRAQVRLVHLHFPQLLSRDIISVDWDDNEVSLTDDENVETLLEAAEELERWPPEDRLTG comes from the coding sequence GTGGTGCTGGAACAGACGGACGCCTTTCGGGTGCTCGCAAGTGCCGATCGGCAGCTCGTGCTTCACGAGTTACTCGCTCTCGGTCGCGACGAATCGATGTCCGTCACCACCCTCTCCGAACGGGTCGCCTCCCGACGAAACGGCATCTCGCCCGAAAAGATCAGCGTGGGAAAGACGGATCGCGCGCAGGTCCGACTCGTCCACCTTCATTTCCCCCAGCTACTGTCCCGCGATATTATCTCGGTCGACTGGGACGACAACGAGGTGTCGCTGACCGACGACGAGAACGTGGAGACGCTCCTCGAGGCCGCCGAGGAACTCGAACGGTGGCCGCCGGAGGATCGGTTGACCGGCTGA
- a CDS encoding PQQ-dependent sugar dehydrogenase — MVSPTRRRVLASLGLSIAVAGCLGPSEPDGVELATPAERPDDDWTEPEWRPAEGAPSEDDVASTTAVAGLEIPWDLAFAGDDAYLTERDGGVRRFDASALAEDADFGPDDGDVILEGSSLPDRAAPGEGGTLGIAVHPAYPDRPELFVYYTADDGEIGNRVVSYDLESDTLETVLDGIPGATIHNGGRITFGPEGTLWVLTGDAEDPALTQDPGARAGAVLRVTADGDPVSEPVDWGDGGDARTYTLGHRNPQGIDFTPQGTPILAEHGPSARDEISILRAGGNYGWDIVRGGPDDPNYGGYDEYDDAIPPVVNTGPETTWGPSGLAFYDGRAIEPWENRILVCGLASNALVVVTLRLGSGNEELEDDDGVRYDAAWLDDRFTATAHTLFEGEFGRLRHVESGPDGSLYLLTSNRDGRASGEFPSANDDRIIRLDPA; from the coding sequence ATGGTTTCGCCAACGCGGCGACGCGTCCTCGCGTCGCTCGGCCTCTCGATCGCCGTTGCCGGTTGTCTCGGCCCCTCCGAACCCGACGGGGTGGAGCTTGCGACGCCCGCGGAGCGACCGGACGACGACTGGACCGAACCCGAGTGGCGACCCGCCGAAGGAGCCCCCTCCGAGGACGACGTCGCCTCGACGACGGCGGTCGCCGGTCTCGAGATCCCGTGGGACCTCGCGTTCGCCGGCGACGACGCCTACCTCACCGAGCGCGACGGCGGCGTGCGCCGATTCGACGCGTCAGCGCTGGCCGAAGACGCCGATTTCGGTCCCGACGATGGCGACGTGATCCTCGAGGGCTCGTCGCTCCCGGACCGGGCAGCACCCGGAGAGGGCGGTACCCTGGGGATTGCGGTCCATCCGGCGTACCCCGACCGACCGGAGCTGTTCGTCTACTACACGGCCGACGACGGCGAGATCGGGAACCGAGTCGTCAGCTACGATCTCGAGTCGGATACCCTCGAGACCGTTCTCGACGGAATTCCCGGGGCGACGATACACAACGGCGGTCGAATCACGTTCGGCCCCGAGGGAACGCTCTGGGTGCTGACCGGCGACGCCGAGGACCCCGCGCTCACGCAAGATCCCGGCGCGCGTGCCGGTGCGGTCCTTCGCGTTACGGCCGACGGCGACCCCGTTTCGGAACCCGTCGACTGGGGCGACGGCGGTGACGCGCGGACGTACACGCTCGGCCACCGAAATCCACAGGGCATCGACTTTACCCCGCAGGGAACGCCGATACTCGCCGAACACGGGCCGAGCGCTCGAGACGAGATCTCGATCCTCCGGGCGGGCGGAAACTACGGCTGGGATATCGTTCGCGGCGGCCCGGACGATCCCAATTACGGCGGTTACGACGAGTACGATGACGCGATACCCCCGGTGGTCAACACCGGCCCCGAGACGACGTGGGGGCCATCCGGCCTCGCGTTCTACGACGGGCGTGCGATCGAGCCGTGGGAGAACCGCATCCTCGTCTGTGGACTCGCTTCCAATGCCCTGGTCGTCGTTACGCTCCGTCTCGGAAGCGGAAACGAAGAGCTCGAGGACGACGACGGCGTTCGCTACGACGCCGCGTGGCTCGACGACCGGTTTACCGCCACGGCGCACACGCTGTTCGAGGGGGAGTTCGGCCGCCTTCGACACGTCGAATCCGGCCCCGACGGCTCGCTGTACCTGCTCACGTCGAATCGGGACGGTCGAGCGAGCGGCGAGTTCCCGAGCGCGAACGACGATCGAATCATCAGGCTCGATCCGGCCTAG
- a CDS encoding glutaredoxin family protein, producing the protein MDFPPNQGLDQDEVDEQVDEAIAENEVVLFMKGTELMPQCGYSRKALGLIDQHRDEFETVDVLDSLDEFRVALNSHSGWETTPQTFVDGEFVGGSDILEELEERGELAETLNATPDDS; encoded by the coding sequence ATGGACTTCCCACCGAACCAGGGTCTCGATCAGGACGAGGTCGACGAGCAGGTCGACGAAGCGATCGCGGAGAACGAGGTCGTTCTCTTCATGAAAGGGACCGAGTTGATGCCTCAGTGTGGGTACTCCCGCAAGGCCCTCGGTCTGATCGACCAGCACCGCGACGAGTTCGAGACCGTCGACGTCCTCGACTCGCTCGACGAGTTCCGCGTCGCGCTCAACTCCCACAGCGGCTGGGAGACGACCCCCCAGACGTTCGTCGACGGCGAATTCGTCGGCGGTTCAGACATTCTCGAGGAGTTGGAAGAACGCGGCGAACTGGCCGAGACGCTCAACGCAACACCAGACGACAGCTAG